GAAGCGGCCACATCACCGAGACTCGCGACAATCTGCATGTCGGTTTCTTCGCGCGCACGCATCAGCTCATCGAAAATAGCCTGGGAGGCTGCCGCCGTGCCGCCAGGACTATTAATCCGCAGCAAGATGGCCTTAACGTCATCTTCGCGGGCTTTGCGAATGCCAGCAATGACGCTGTTTGAGCTGACGCCAGTACTGCCACCCAACAATCCAGGAGCAGCGCTGTCGCTGATGCCGCCGTAGATATCAAACAGGGCGACTTCTGCGGGCAAAGCACTGGTTAGATCACTGGGCGACTCGCGGATGCTGCCCCCCAGCCAGTTACCGAAGGCGGAGATAAAGCACAGTGTAATTAAGGCAATGGCAAAGATGCGATCGCGACGCATAGCAACAGGTTATCTATGTATAGATGTATAAATTGAACAGTACTGGAAAAGGGGAATCAGCGATCGCAATATATACAACAATCGCCGATTCCCCTATTTCAATCATCTAAGCTTCAGCTTCGCTACCTTCAGCTTCGCCACCCTCAGCTTCTTCAACCTCTTCGTCCTCTTCATCCGGCGGCACCAAAGCCACCGCAGCAATGAAGTCATCGGCATCTAGACGCTGAACCCTGACCCCCGTTGCCGAACGGGACTGGGAAGAGATATCAATGACCGCTTGGCGAATAATCACGCCTCGACTGGTCACCAGCATCAGCTCATCTTCAGCATTAACCACCCGCAGCGTTGCGAGCTGGTCGTCCGCCTGTTTCTTCGTTTTCTTGGCCTTGAACTTGGTGGCAATCAGCCCTTTACCCGCTCGATTCTGGAGCCGGAACTGATCAACCGGAACTCGCTTTCCGTAACCATTGGTGGTGATGACCAAAATCCAGGGACCGGGAATATCATCCGGCAAATCTTCCGCAACCGCATCATCAACATCGGCATCATCACCGGCCTCAGCCAGTCCCGCAATCACGGCACTGGGCAAGATATCAATGCCGATCAGTTCGTCGCCGTCACGCAGATTCATTGATCGCACGCCACGAGTCGCTCTCCCCAAAGGCCGGAGCTGTTGATGATCGGCCCGAAAATGGATCGCCATCCCTAGGCGAGACCCAATCACAATGCTGTCTTCAACGCGAGCGCGGCGCACCCAGCGAAGCTGATCACCGTCCTCAAGCGAAATAGCAATCAGACCATTAGAGCGAATATTACCGAAGGCAGAGAGGGCTGTTTTTTTGATGTACCCGCCGGAGGTCATCATCACCAGGTACTCATCTTCGCTAAATTCGCTAACGGGGACGACCGACGTAATCCGTTCATCGCGGGGAATGGGAAGCAACTGTACAATCGGCACCCCTCGTGCCGTTCGAGACACCACCGGAATCTGGTAAGCATGGACGCAGTAAACAACACCGCGGTCGCTGAACAGCAAAATACTGTCGTGGTCACAGCAGGCGAAGAAATGCTCAACAGCATCGTTCTCTTTGATGCGTGCACCCGCCCGCCCCCGAGTCGCCCGACTCTGAGCCTCAAACGCATTCGCAGCCATCCGCTTAATGTAGCCCTGCTCGGTCACCAGAATAACCGACTGCTCATTCGCAATCAGATCCATATCATCGAGCTGGCCACCGGCTCCAAACACAAGCTGGGTCCGGCGTGGCGTCGCAAACTTAGTCTTGAGGTCGGTGACCTCGGTTTCAATAATTTCTAGCCGTCGTTCTCGCCGATTGAGGATATCTTCGCAGTCTTTAATTTTGGCCTGCAAATCATCGTGCTCTTTGTGGATTTTCTCCGCTTCTAGGGCAGTCAAACGCCGGAGCTGCATCTGCAGAATGGCGTCCGCCTGCGGTTCTGAAAGACCAAAATCTTCCATGAGACCCTGACGTGCGATCGCAGAGTCTGCCGCCTGCCGAATCAACTGAATCACAGCATCAAGATTGTCCAGGGCAATCAACAAACCCTGAAGCAGATGGTCGCGCTCTTGGGCTTTACGCAGGGCAAAGCGAGTGCGGCGAATCACCGTCTCTTCCCGAAACTCCAGGAAAACGGTCAAAAACTTCTTCAGACTCAGCAGTTGCGGATCGTTCTCCACCAGAGCCAGCATGTTGGCCCCAAAATTGGTCTGAATCGGCGTCTGCTTATACAGGTTATTGAGCACCACCTGCGGATAGGCATCCCGCCGCAGCTCGATCACCACGCGCATCCCGTCGCGATCGCTCTCATCTCGAATATCCGAAATGCCCTCTAGCCGCTTCTCGTTGACCATCTCAGCAATGCGCTCAATCAGCGCCGCCTTGTTGGTCTGATAGGGCAGCTCCGTAATGATGATCGCCTCACGATCTGGCCGCCCTGTCTGCTCTAGCGTTTCAATGCTGGCCACACCACGCATCGTAATCGAGCCACGTCCCGTAGTGTAGGCTTCGCGGATACTAGTGGTGCCCAGAATCAGCCCCCCCGTGGGAAAGTCCGGCCCCGGAATATACCGCATCAGGTCGGCATCGGTCAGCTCCGGATCATGAATGAGCGCCACCAAACCATCCACTACCTCCCCGAGGTTATGGGGCGGAATATTGGTCGCCATCCCCACCGCAATTCCAGACGAGCCATTGATTAAGAGCTGCGGCAGACGCGAGGGTAAAACAACCGGCTCCTGCTGTGAACCGTCAAAGTTATCGGCAAAGTCAACGGTATCCTGATCAATATCTTGAATCAGGGAATCGCTGCTCAATGCCTGCAAACGACATTCGGTATATCGCATGGCCGCAGGCGGATCATTATCAATCGAGCCAAAGTTTCCATGGCCGTTGATGAGGGGCATCCGCATCGAGAAATCTTGAGCCATCCGCACGAGGGCGTCGTACACCGCCGTATCGCCGTGGGGATGATATTTACCTAGAACTTCCCCCACCACACGGGCGCACTTACGAAACGGGCGTTCAGGAGTCAGTCCTAGCTCGTGCATGGCGAAGAGAATGCGACGATGCACCGGCTTGAGACCGTCTCGCGCATCGGGGAGCGCTCGCCCCACAATCACGCTCATGGCATATTCAAGATAGGAGCGCGACATTTCATCTCGTAAATTGATGGAGATGATGCGATCCTGGGGTGACTCTATGGCCATAGGGAAAACTCCAAAAAAATGAGATTTCTGCCGCTCAGGCAACAAAAATCATCGAAAAATAATTAAATAGCGTCTAGGGCTATTTAATGCGTAGATTGTGTTGTCTATTTTAACATATTTTGCACTTCACTAACCGCCCTTGAAACCCTCTCTATGAGGCTATTTGACCGAGTTAGATCATTGCGATCCGTTTAGTCTCGGTTTCCTCTCACGCAACCCTTTCACCGAGATGTCTAAATACCGACAGGTTGCTCCCACAACGAATCGGGAAGACTAGATACAAAGCAATCCCAACATCCACAGGTTAAGGGTCAGGCTTGACCTCAAAGCGACGCAAGGAATATAGGCGAACGAGACACATAATGATCAAGAAAAGGTGGGGCTGGCCCTTCCGTTCACAACGCAAGCCCAAGCCAATAGAAACCTTAATTTGGCAATCATTCTCTGAGCCACAACACTTTCTGATTTTGCTGCCTAAGAATCGAGTATGGGGAGTCGATACGTTTCATTTTCTGCGAGTGAGTCTAGATCCAAGTCAAATCGGCATTGAAATGCGATTCCGGCATTCTCAAAAGCTACCCTGGCTTGATTCCTGTTACGGCCCCACCTGCTCCACTCTGAATCCCTTAGCTGAGGCTGTCGTTAAACCACTCGAACAATATCTGCAAGCTCGATCAGCAGGTCACATCGAAGCAATCGATCAGTTTCACTCACTAATGTTTCGACTGCATGAGAACATCCTCAATGAAATAGCACTCCTGGCACCCCCTGAATCAGGGTACACAGCACAGCCACAGCAAGGCAGTGTTGACTACTCTGATATGGAAAATATGCTGGATGCCTTTGATAGAAGCCGTACCTAGCCTCAATAGTTTTAAGCCACAGAACCCAACAGAAAGGCGTGATTCACTGGTTTAGACCCTACAGAGCATTGATAGATCGCACCAAGGCACTGGCAGTGAACCTGCGTGTAAATGCGGATGCTTTGCGATCGCACCTGTCGAAAGTTCAGTAATTTAACGATGTTGTGGCTTGAGCCGTCCCCCCATAATGATTTCTCGTAGGGCGTTATCAATAGTCGGCAAAACAACATGGCTTATCAAACAACTCTTCAATCTCAATCCATGGAGCTTCTGGTCTCCTATCAGCAAGCACCGTCCGTCCGTCTCAGAAATCGCCTCGTTCGACTCAACATGGGCCTAGTGCGCAAGGTTGCTCACCGTCTAGCTAATCAATGTGCTGAGCCTTACGAAGATTTAGAGCAGTGCGGTTACATGGGTTTGATTACCGCCATTGAGCGCTTTGACCCCACCCAAGGCTATGCCTTTAGTTCCTTTGCCGTCCCCTACATTCGCGGTGAAATTCTTCACTTCTTGAGAGACCGCGCCAATACCGTTCGTGTCCCCCGTCGCTGGCAGCAGCTCAGCCGTGAAGGTGCTAAGGTCCGTCAAGCTCTCACCATGGAGCTGGGGCGTCAGCCCAGTGACCAAGAGATTGCCGATGCATTAGACCTCTCGATGAATGAGTGGCGCTCTGTGAAGCTTGCCGCTTCTAACCGCACCCCTTTGAGCCTGAATGCTCGGGTTTCTTCTAGTAATCATCAGCAGTCTGAGTCAGCCATGACGCTCGGTGATACGTTAACCGATACGCACTACCAGATTTTGCAGGTCAATGAAGAGGACCGCATTGAGCTACAGCATGCCCTCAACCAGCTTGAAGATAAGACACGGGAGATGATTGAGTCAGTCTTCTTTCATCATCTCTCTCGCCAGGAAGTGGCCAAGCGGATTGGCGTTAGCCCAGTCACAGTCACTCGCCGCATTAAGAAAGGAATTGATGAGCTAGTGGAGCTGCTTCAGAATCAGTCCCAGGTGCAGGCGACAGCTTCCTAAGTTCAAGTTTTCAGTCACCTAGGCAGCGCGTTTGGACTGAGCGCCTCGCCTTACAAAATGCCCTTAAAAACCTCCTGAGCTCGTATAAGCTTCGGGGGTTTTCTTGCGAAGATAACGCCTCGGGGAATGACTAGCACGTATCTTCAGAGGGTTACTTAGTCTTTCTGAATAAGCAAATGAACAGCTCGGCGGACATAGTCGATCCAAGACTCAGACTTGGGTAAAAAGAGGAGAGCATGCAGCATAATGCCGCTCATCATATCGAAGACCAACCACGGGTCTAGATCCTGCCGTACTTCCTTTCTTTGCTTAGCTCGCTCTAGGACTTCAGCAAAAGCGCTTCGTCGGGGCTGCAAATATTTATCCCGGTAGATTTCAGCGAATTTGGGGTTACTGGAGGCGCTGCTGATAATAAGGGCAACGGTTTGTCGTCCCACAGGACTAAGCGTAATCTGAGCTGCATTCTCGATCAGAATGTCAATGTCGCGCTCTAGACTTCCGGTATCGGGGATGGTGATGTCTTCTCGAATTCGCTCAATGGCATCAGCCACCAGCTCTTCTTTGTTGCTGTAGCGCCGATAAATGGTGGTCTTACCCACTCTGGCTCGAGATGCGATCGCATCCATACTCATCCCATCAAATCCAACTTCCCCCAGTAGTTCCAGTGTTGCCTGCAGAATAGCCTGCTCAGACTGAACACTACGCGGTCGCCCCGGTGTCTTTTTGCGATTCTCATTCATGAATGCTATTTTAATTTACGATACCGTTTCGTATCGCAAATAGAGTTATGCATCAGCGACCTGATTATGCTGCCCCCAAGAGCACCCAGACACTACGCGAAGGATTAGCAGAGTACTATGCACTTAACCCTCAGGTCACGGATCCACAGGCTCAGCCAGCGGAATTTGGCGCAATTCTAGCGGCTCACGATGCAGGCCACGTTATCTATGGCTGCGATACCGGTATGTACGATGAGTTGAAAATTCTGCCGCTATTTTGGTGGACCAGCGAATGTACATTTTCTACTTATCTGAAAATGCGAGACTCACCTGCAGTGGATGTCATGTACGAGGATATGATTCGGGAGAAAAGTATCTGGTGGCTGTATGGCGCGGTTCTCAGAGTTCTGCCCCGTCTAATTCCACAGTTGATTGTGATTTGGTTCAAAACCCGTCAGCGTCAAAAGCGTGTTCCCTTTCTGGAATTTTCCCCCCTTCTAGAGCAGTCCTTGCTAGAGATTCGGCAAAAGTACGACTTGCTGCCGCTGATACAGTGAATACGAGGATTTCTGATAAGCCTCCAGTTCTCTCACGCTAGAAATTTTGCTAGACATCCAAGAACAACAAATTTTGTCCGCTTGGCATCAGAACGCTCAGCCTTGGATTGATGCGATCGCAAATAACGAGATCGAGAGTCGGATCGCCGTCACTAATCAAGCAATTATTGATGCTGTTCTGGCAGAGCCTACACAAACAGCAGTGGATATTGGATGTGGTGAAGGGTGGTTGGTGCGAGCGCTGACTTCACACGGGCTAGATATGCTGGGCGCGGATGGGGTGCCGAAACTGATTGAACAAGCCCAACTATCGGGAGACGGGCAGTTTAGACAGGTCACCTATGAAGAAATCGCAAATGGTCAGCTTAACGATTCCTTTGACACCGCAGTCTGTAACTTTTCGCTCCTCGGCCACAACTCAGCGTTGGGACTATTTACGGCATTCCCGAACTTACTGAACAGCAACGGACGACTTATTGTTCAGACCCTACACCCGCTGATTGCCTGTGGCACAGAAGCTTACAAAGATGGATGGCGACCCGGATCGTGGGCAGGCTTTAAAGGAGATTTTGTCACAGTGCCCTGGTACTTTCGCACCCTTGAGACTTGGGTTGCTTTATTTACCCAGCATGGGTTCAGGCTTATCCATTTATATGAGCCAATTGATCCCAGCACTGGACATCCTGTTTCTGTGATCCTAGTGGGACAGCTCACCCAATAGGACTGTTTTTACCCTTGTATGAGGTGTAACCCTCTAAGACAGGCTGTTTAGAGATCATCGCAGGATCTTAGGCTTTCCTCAGCTATCCCTAAGACTTGGTCATGTTTTCCGTGTTTTTCTAATAGAAGCAATCATTTCAACCCGCTACAGATATGTTTGCTCACACACCACGGACCCCCTGTAACCCCCAGGGGGTCTTTTGTACCGCAAGCTCAGAAAGTTCAACAACAGAACCATGGCTAGACACTAAACCCGTTTGTAAGAGTCTGGATCCGCCTGTACGACAAACATATCGTCATACTGAATCACGTCTCCTGTGATCTCTACCGGATCGGCCACGAGATCTAAGATGCGCTCATTGATGGCTTTTCCCTGCTGATCGGCTAACAGGAAGTAGAGAACATCCTTGCGACTGTTCTGCACCCGAAACACGGCAGGCACCCCGCCACTAATGCAGCGAATCGCACAGGCCCGATGGGTTTTGCCCTGGCCCGGTTTCATCACACCGGGGTAGCATTTGCTGTCTAGAATCTCACCCGTGAGGGTATAGGTTCCTATCGGTTTTCCTTCTTGGGGTCTGGCAGCAGCGCTTGCTGGAGGATCAATCGGCTCTGCAGATCGGGTTGCGATGACCGAGAGCTGATTGCGCGAAACCATCGTACCAGTGAGCTTTACCCATCTGCCTAGATGCTCCAAAATGTCCGCACTGGGAGCCGTCTTGCCACCCCCCGTCAGCAAATAGCGGGAAAAAGGACTGTTATCTCCAATATTGCCAGGTCGAGGCACCACCAGATGTGGGACTGGCTCAGCCGCGAGGAAGCCCTCTAATTCTTGTGTGCCCTGCAGCTTGCCGGTATTGAACTGGTTGTGAACCATCGGCAACAAGCCCGCAAATAGGACAACGCCAATCACCAGTAAAGGAACAAAACGGAACAGGAAACGGCGATAACCCTTGGGAACGGGGGCGTAGCTGATATAAAACTCGTCTGGTTTGGATTGATTCTTCATCAGATAATTTCGCTCAAGCCTAAGTAATCAGGGCAGGTTCGACTCGGGTGCCGGGTGGGTTGGGAGTGGTGCTGACAAAGATGCGATCGCCCTCCACTTTCACCGCAAAGGTCGGAATACGCTCTTCAAAAGGGGGCGGCGAGGCACCCGACTCTGGTAAGTACTGGTAGCCATGCCAGGGACAGGTAATGCAGCCCTCTACGATTTTTCCTTCGCCAAGGGGGCCATTCTGGTGCTGACAAACGTTGGACACCGCAGAAATCTTGCCCTCGTATTTGAAGATGGCCACCCGTTCACCACTCACGATCACCACTTTTGCCCGAGATTCAGGAATCTCATCAATGGTGCCCACCTCCACAAAATCATTGGTGGTCAGGAACAGCGCTTTCTTATCTTTCTGGAACTCGCGGTAGCCCGTAATGAGGTGAAGACCCACAATCCAAACCATCCCAACGAGAACCGCGATGGTCAAAGACGGATGTTTATTGGTTTGCAATGCCCCCAGCACAACATGGCCCACTAGCAAACCATAGGCAAGATAGACACCCATGTGTAGGGCTTTCCAGATGGGAGCGGTGAGGTTCGCCAGCCAGAAATCGTGGCTAGTGGCGGCCATCAAAAACAGGATGAAGAGGGCGATCACCCCCAAAAACTCAAACGGGAACAGAATGAAGTCACCGTAGTGGGTATTGCCCACAAACAGGCTGACCAACGGATCGAGATCACCAAAGTCGTGATACCAGGTCAACGCTCCGTTGAAGTCCCAGGGAAACTTCGGCGCTTTAGCTCCAAACAGCTCCCAGGGCAGCTTGAGAATCTTCCAGCCATCGACGTGGGCGAGGGCCAAAAAAAACATGGTGACGCCCATGTGACGCCGATTGAACAGTAACGGTAAAAACTTGGGATTGAGCCGACTCAGAGGGCCAATGGAGAGAATGATGTGGAGCAGGATAAAGGCGGCAGAGCCATAGGCACGAATAGCAACGCCGTGAGTGTCTAAGTTGTCACCCGCTTTTTCTGTAAAGGTCATGAACCCCCACAGATAGAGAAAAACGCTGAGCCAAAGAATGACGTCGTAAATTCTTTTCTGACGATTCCACTGAACGGCTTTGTATCCGACGCTCATGATTACTGGGTAGCTAACGTGAATGGGAAAGTGGCAACGAGGGTCTTCTGGCCCCGGCTGTAGAGAAGCAAGTGTCCTTGTTGACCCTGAATCTCTGTGGGTAGGCGAAATCGGCGGCGACGGTTTCCAGAGAGCTGTCCGAGCAGTACGGCGCTACTATCGACAGTTTGGGCATCTCTAGCGGGAGCTTCACCCGCCTGCCAGTACACAAGCACATCTGCAGATTGAAGATTGTCAACGGGCTGTAAATCTAAAAATTTAGATTCTGAATCGTTGATAATTTCAGCGCGGATTCGAACGTTCTCTGCGGAGAGGATCGCGCTATCAATGGCCTCAGTTTTGTTGGGGAAGTTTGCGATCGCAAACAGTTCATCCACCGACTCATCGACGGTGGGAATCGCGGGACGCAGCAGCAGACCTGCCAGAAAGACAACGGGAAGAGCACAGGCAAGGGCAATCGCAGCATAGAAGTGGGCTTGGCGTCGAGCCAAAATCATGGGGCACCTCCGGCTTGGCCTTGAGCTGCGATTCGATGGGCGTTTCGTTCGATAGGGCGCTGCTTGCGGCGGAGAAGACGGGTTGCAAAGAGGGGCCAGAATGCACAGAGACCCGGAAGAATCATGAGCCGGAACCCCAGGTTCCAACTCCATCGAGCATCGGGGTCAACCCGCTGCAGTCCAAACAGGATCAAGGGAACAGAGAAGACTAGACCCGCAAACAGGTAAGCCCGCACGGCCTGGAGTAGCCACTCAACCAAGGCAACATTGTCCAATAGGGTCGATCCCTCCTGATGAGCTTAACTTCACAGTTGCATCATATCGGTGTAGGACCATTTTTAGGGACAACGCTCCACTTTGCTACAGAACTTACTTATAGGAGACAGGGGCTTTGTTACATGAATCTTGCAAAAGTCGTATCAGTTATCTCCGAGCTTTTTCTTCAAGCATCAATGCCGTATTGAGATCGTCATTCATAAACTGAATTAGCTCTGGTTTACCAATGTAATACCCCTGAGCACAGGGTTGCTTCAAAGTCACGGTAGAAGTGGATGACCAAGATACGCTGCGTAGCGTTTGCAGATGACGTATCGATGCTCCCAATGATTGAGCTGCTGATTAAGCCAGCTGCAAGAATTCGATAGATAGGACGGAGCAAACTATCGATCACAAACACGGGCTGAATCTAATGTCATCAGAGCATTGAGAGCAATAAAACTGAGATAAAGCTACGATACCCAAGCCCAAGCAAGCATTACACGGCTCTTGGTTGAATTTACGACTCTACCTGACCTTATCAGTTACTTTGCCTACTTCATATTGCGATCCGAGATGAGAGTAAAAGTCAAGCCAGACAAGGTTCCCGAGGTTATTTTATTCTCAAAAATGAAATCATTTTTGAGAATAAACAACAAATCATAGACGGTTGGAGCTGTGACACCCATGATGACGATACGATGGCCTACGGCCCACCTTCGATAATCGCAAAATTCTTCCACAGACATTTTTCCCTTCAAAGCTTGCTGCCAAAAAGTCTCAGAAGGCA
The Acaryochloris thomasi RCC1774 genome window above contains:
- the gyrA gene encoding DNA gyrase subunit A, whose amino-acid sequence is MAIESPQDRIISINLRDEMSRSYLEYAMSVIVGRALPDARDGLKPVHRRILFAMHELGLTPERPFRKCARVVGEVLGKYHPHGDTAVYDALVRMAQDFSMRMPLINGHGNFGSIDNDPPAAMRYTECRLQALSSDSLIQDIDQDTVDFADNFDGSQQEPVVLPSRLPQLLINGSSGIAVGMATNIPPHNLGEVVDGLVALIHDPELTDADLMRYIPGPDFPTGGLILGTTSIREAYTTGRGSITMRGVASIETLEQTGRPDREAIIITELPYQTNKAALIERIAEMVNEKRLEGISDIRDESDRDGMRVVIELRRDAYPQVVLNNLYKQTPIQTNFGANMLALVENDPQLLSLKKFLTVFLEFREETVIRRTRFALRKAQERDHLLQGLLIALDNLDAVIQLIRQAADSAIARQGLMEDFGLSEPQADAILQMQLRRLTALEAEKIHKEHDDLQAKIKDCEDILNRRERRLEIIETEVTDLKTKFATPRRTQLVFGAGGQLDDMDLIANEQSVILVTEQGYIKRMAANAFEAQSRATRGRAGARIKENDAVEHFFACCDHDSILLFSDRGVVYCVHAYQIPVVSRTARGVPIVQLLPIPRDERITSVVPVSEFSEDEYLVMMTSGGYIKKTALSAFGNIRSNGLIAISLEDGDQLRWVRRARVEDSIVIGSRLGMAIHFRADHQQLRPLGRATRGVRSMNLRDGDELIGIDILPSAVIAGLAEAGDDADVDDAVAEDLPDDIPGPWILVITTNGYGKRVPVDQFRLQNRAGKGLIATKFKAKKTKKQADDQLATLRVVNAEDELMLVTSRGVIIRQAVIDISSQSRSATGVRVQRLDADDFIAAVALVPPDEEDEEVEEAEGGEAEGSEAEA
- a CDS encoding class I SAM-dependent methyltransferase, which gives rise to MLDIQEQQILSAWHQNAQPWIDAIANNEIESRIAVTNQAIIDAVLAEPTQTAVDIGCGEGWLVRALTSHGLDMLGADGVPKLIEQAQLSGDGQFRQVTYEEIANGQLNDSFDTAVCNFSLLGHNSALGLFTAFPNLLNSNGRLIVQTLHPLIACGTEAYKDGWRPGSWAGFKGDFVTVPWYFRTLETWVALFTQHGFRLIHLYEPIDPSTGHPVSVILVGQLTQ
- a CDS encoding Rieske 2Fe-2S domain-containing protein; this encodes MSVGYKAVQWNRQKRIYDVILWLSVFLYLWGFMTFTEKAGDNLDTHGVAIRAYGSAAFILLHIILSIGPLSRLNPKFLPLLFNRRHMGVTMFFLALAHVDGWKILKLPWELFGAKAPKFPWDFNGALTWYHDFGDLDPLVSLFVGNTHYGDFILFPFEFLGVIALFILFLMAATSHDFWLANLTAPIWKALHMGVYLAYGLLVGHVVLGALQTNKHPSLTIAVLVGMVWIVGLHLITGYREFQKDKKALFLTTNDFVEVGTIDEIPESRAKVVIVSGERVAIFKYEGKISAVSNVCQHQNGPLGEGKIVEGCITCPWHGYQYLPESGASPPPFEERIPTFAVKVEGDRIFVSTTPNPPGTRVEPALIT
- a CDS encoding RNA polymerase sigma factor SigF; this encodes MAYQTTLQSQSMELLVSYQQAPSVRLRNRLVRLNMGLVRKVAHRLANQCAEPYEDLEQCGYMGLITAIERFDPTQGYAFSSFAVPYIRGEILHFLRDRANTVRVPRRWQQLSREGAKVRQALTMELGRQPSDQEIADALDLSMNEWRSVKLAASNRTPLSLNARVSSSNHQQSESAMTLGDTLTDTHYQILQVNEEDRIELQHALNQLEDKTREMIESVFFHHLSRQEVAKRIGVSPVTVTRRIKKGIDELVELLQNQSQVQATAS
- a CDS encoding TetR/AcrR family transcriptional regulator; the protein is MNENRKKTPGRPRSVQSEQAILQATLELLGEVGFDGMSMDAIASRARVGKTTIYRRYSNKEELVADAIERIREDITIPDTGSLERDIDILIENAAQITLSPVGRQTVALIISSASSNPKFAEIYRDKYLQPRRSAFAEVLERAKQRKEVRQDLDPWLVFDMMSGIMLHALLFLPKSESWIDYVRRAVHLLIQKD